Genomic window (Flavobacterium oreochromis):
GCAATTTTAAATTCTGCTGTTGAATTGTTATTTTTGCACCACAACACAACAAATTATATGTATAAACAACTTATTCGTCCGTTACTTTTTAAATTTGATCCAGAAGAAGTACATTATTTTACTTTTAGTACAATTCGTTTATTAAATAAAATACCAGGAATTTCTTTTTAATAAAAAAGAAGTTTCAAATACAAGATAAGCGTTTAGAAAGAGAAGTTTTTGGATTAAAATTTAAGAATCCTGTAGGACTTGCAGCTGGTTTTGATAAAGATGCTAAATTATTTAACGAATTATCTGATTTCGGATTTGGCTTTATAGAAATAGGTACATTAACACCTAAAGCACAAGAAGGAAATCCTAAAAAAAGATTATTCCGATTGTTAGAAGATTCGGCTATTATTAATCGTATGGGATTCAACAATGGAGGGGTAGAAGCTGCTGTTCATCGTTTAAAGAAAAATAAAGGAGTACTTATAGGAGGTAATATTGGAAAAAATAAAATTACGCCTAATGAAAATGCGGTAGATGATTACAAAATATGTTTTGAAGCACTATATGATTATGTAGATTATTTTGTAGTAAATGTAAGCTCTCCTAATACACCTGGTTTACGTGAATTACAAGATAAAGAACCTTTAACAAATTTGTTAAAATCACTTCAAGAACTTAATTTTAAAAAATATGTAGGAGTAGAAGGTATGCAAGGTGAAGTAAAACCTATTTTATTAAAAATTGCACCTGATTTAACAAATGAGCAATTATTAGATATTATTGATATAGTGAAAGATTCCAAAATTGCAGGAGTTATAGCTACTAATACTACAATTTCAAGAGATGGATTGCAATCAGTAAATAAAAATGAAATAGGAGGCCTTTCAGGAAAACCTTTAACAGAACGATCTACAGAAGTAATCCGTTTTTTATCAGAAAAAAGTAATAAAGCATTTCCTATCATTGGAGTAGGAGGTATTCATACCGTAAAGGATGCAATTGATAAGTTAAATGCAGGAGCTAGCTTAGTGCAATTATATACAGGCTTTATATACGAAGGACCTGCTTTAATTAAAGGAATTAATAAAAAAATATTAGAACAAGCCTAATTTTAGATAAAAACTCTCATGAATGCCGAAAAAATTAAGTTAATCGAATGTCCTCGTGATGCAATGCAAGGCATAAAAGACTTTATACCAACTCATAAAAAGATACAATATATACAATCATTATTACGCGTTGGTTTTGATACGATTGATTTTGGAAGTTTTGTATCTGCTAAAGCAATTCCACAAATGCAAGACACAGCTGAAGTTTTGGCTAAACTAGATTTGTCTACTACGCAGAGTAAATTATTAGCTATAGTAGCTAATACACAAGGAGCTCAAAATGCGGCACAATATAAAGAAATTAATTATTTAGGATTTCCTTTCTCTATTTCTGAAAATTTTCAAATGCGTAATACCCATAAAACTATAGCTGAAGCATTAGTTACATTACAAGAAATAATGAATATAGCAGAACAATCAAACAAAGAACTTGTTACTTATATATCTATGGGATTTGGAAACCCTTATGGAGATCCTTGGAATGTAGAAATAGTTGGAGAATGGACTGAAAAATTAGCTTCTATGGGGGTAAAAATCTTATCTTTATCTGATACAATAGGTTCTTCTACTCCTGATGTTATTGAATATTTATTTTCAAATCTTATTCCTAAATACCCAAATATTGAATTTGGAGCCCATTTACATACCACCCCTGATAAATGGTTTGAAAAGGTAGATAGTGCTTATAAAGCAGGTTGTAGACGATTTGATGGAGCTATAAAAGGATATGGAGGATGTCCAATGGCTACCAATAAATTGACAGGAAATATGCCTACTGAAAAAATGTTATCTTATTTTACAACTCAAAGAACAAATCATAATTTAAGTGCTATGAGTTTTGAAAGTGCTTATAATGAAGCATTAAAAATTTTTAATTTTTACCATTAATTTAGATCATAAATTTATTTAAAAATAATCTAAATAAACTTTGTTTTATTTAGAATCAGTCTTTATATTTGTAGTCTCTTATTTTTAAATGATCTAAATAAAATATTAAAATGAACTTCAATAAATTACTATTAGCCTCTTTACCCGTATTTTCTTTAGTAGTTACGTCATGTTCTCAGAACGAGCAAGTTATAACAGATACTACATCATATGTTACGCCAGCTACTTATACTTTTAATCGTAATGGTGTTACTACAATTGATCTTAGTGGTCAAAAGTCTAGAATTTTAATGCTTCAGGAAATTGCAGATTATGTAAAAAATCAAGGAGCTAATGGACTTGCGGTAGATAATGCCAAGTTGTTAAATATGTATGAAAATACAAATTCACCATTTGTAAATGCAGAACTTAATACAACTGTTACAAAACAATTAAAAGATAAAACAGCTGCTTCATTAGATTATTTTTCAACAAACAGTCCAGAGCAAGCTGCTGAAAGAATGTTTTTTGAAGACCAATTAAGAGCAATAGGAAATGCTGGTACTGGAGTAGCAGCTAATGGAGTGGCAGGTATTTTTGAAAAAAGATATTATTCTGCTAACGGATTAGAGCCTGTTCAAGTTGTTCTTAAAGGTTTGATGGGGGGCTTGTTTTATTGATCAAATTTGTAATCATTATTTAAGTGTAAAAAAATTAGATGCAGGTACAAATAAACAAGACAATACAGTTAAAAAACTTAAAACAGGTACAAACTATACTGAAATGGAACATTCATGGGATGAAGCTTATGGCTATATTTACGGAGCTGGTCGTGATGCGGATGGTAAGAATGCTAAGTTTTGGGATAGTTATATAGATCAGGTAAATGCAGATAAAGATTTTAATACTATAAAAGCAGATATAAATTTAGCTTTCAGAACAGGTAGAGCAGCCATCGTAAATAATGATTATGCTACTCGTGATGCTCAAATAGCTATAATTAAAGAAAAATTAGCAAAAGTAGCAGCTGTACGTGCGGTGTATTATCTAATGGAAGGTAAGAAAAATTTAGCAGGAGGGGCAGCAAAAACTTTTCACGGATTATCAGAAGCTTATGGTTTTATTAAATGTTTAAGATATAGTAATAAACAAGCAAGTAATAGCCCTTATTTTTCTAAAGTAGAAGTAGAAGCAATGCTTAAAACTTTATTAGCTGGTAAAAATGGTTTTTGGGATACTGATTATTCAAAAAATAATTTAGAAATATTAGCAAAAAACATTGCGGATAGATTTGGTTTTACAGTAGCACAAGCACAAACAGTTGATTAGTAGAATATATAAATAATAAACTAAATTATAACCAAGTATTAATAAATATTAGTACTTGGTTATATTTGCATTTATAAAGAAATTATGAAAAAGATATTTTTTGCGCTTTTTTTATCCTTACTGATAAGTTGTTCAGATGATAAAAAAATTGATGAGCCTCAAATTACTATAGGTGATAATTATGATAGAAAAGCCATGCTTACGAATTGGGCCGAAAACATTATTATTCCTGCTTATAAAAATTATCAAATAGAGGTTAATAAACTTTATGAAGACGCAAATGTTTTTAAACAAAACCCTACAATTGATAATTTAAATAAAATCAGAACTTCTTGGCTTAATTCTTATAAGTCTTACCAGCATGTTGCTATGTTTAAGATAGGAAAAGCAGAGGATCTATATTTTATTAGCCATACTAATACATATCCTATTAATAGTATTGAAATTAATAAAAATATAAATCTACAAGGATATAATCTTACTTCATTAACACAATTTGATAGACAAGGATATCCCGCTCTTGATTATATGCTTTACGGTTTAGCTGATACAGATCATTCTATTTTAATCTTTTATACAGGTCCAGATGCTCAAAAATATACAACCTACTTGACAGATCTAGTGACTGATTTAAAAAATACAGCAGATACACTATTAAATGATTGGAATACATATAAAAATACATATATATCCAATACAAACAACACTACTTCAGGTTCTGTAAATTTAACTGTAAATGCCTATATAGAATATTTTGAAAAACATATTCGATTAGGAAAAGTAGGTTATCCAGCGGGTAAATTTTCCAATGGCATTCAACCAAATAAAGTAGAAGCATACTTTAAGAAAGATATCTCTAAAATCTTATTAAATGAAGCTGTGCAAGCAAGTGCTGATTTCTTTAATGGGAAATATTTTTCTAGTGATCAAACAGGTCCCTCATTAAAAAGTTATTTAGATCATCTGAATGTGCAAAGAAATAATAAATTATTAAGTACTATTATTAATGATCAGTTTTCTTCAATACAAGTAAAAAACAATGCTCTAGATAATAATTTTGTGAATCAAATAAATACAAATAATAACAAGATGTTAGAATCTTATGATGCTATGCAACTTAATGTATCTTATTTTAAGATAGATATGTTGACAGCCCTTAATATTGCAGTAGGTTATGTTGATTCAGATGGGGATTAATATTAAATCATATTTTAAAAAAACATCATTTTCCGAAACGCTAGCTTTTTACAGGATAGCGTTTGGTTTTATGATGCTTTTTAGTATTATTCGTTTTTGGAGTTATGGATGGATAGAAAAATTATACATAACCCCAAAATATCATTTTACCTATTTTGGTTTTGAATGGATTAAACCCTTAGGAATTTATACTTATCTGATTTTTTTTATTTGTGGACTATCAGCCTTTTTTGTCGCTTTAGGATATCGTTATAAAATAGCAGCTATATCCTTCTTTCTTAGTTTTACTTATATAGAATTAATGGATAAAACAACATATTTAAACCATTATTACTTCATATCTATAATTAGTTTTATTCTGATTTTCCTTCCTGTAAATTGTAATTATTCTCTTGACGTATACTTAGATAAATTTAAATTACGGTCACACGTCTCACAATGGAATATTGATATTCTAAAATTAATGTTAGGAATAGTCTATTTTTATGCAGGATTAATAAAATTAAATTCAGACTGGTTATTAGAAGCACAACCTTTAAAAACATGGCTTCCTATGAATTCAGGTTTGCCAATTATAGGAACTTTATTACTTAAAAGTTGGGTGCATTATGGTATGAGTTGGGCAGGTGCTATTTACGATCTATCTATACCCTTTTTGTTACTCAATAAAAGAACTAGAATAATAGGATTTATATTAGTAGTAGTATTTCATATTTTTACAAAAATATTATTTCCCATAGGAGTTTTTCCTTATGTAATGATCATAAGTACTTTAATTTATTTTTCTCAAAATTTCCATAAAAAAATACTTCAAAAAACAATTGAAATATTACATATTCCTCGTTCTCGATTTGAAACAACATCTTATTCTAAAGCTACTACATCAAAATTTTCAGTGATTTTTTTGAGTCTTTTTATGTTGTTTCAATTAATTTTTCCTTTTAGATATTTGTTATATCCTCAAGAATTATTTTGGACAGAAGAAGGTTTTCGTTTTTCTTGGCGTGTAATGCTAATGGAAAAGGCAGGATATACACAATTTAAAATTGTAGATCAAACGGGAAAAGTAGCATTAGTAGATAATCACAATTTTTTAACACCCTTTCAAGAAAAACAAATGTCATTTCAACCGGATTTTATATTAGAATATGCACATATTCTAAAAAAATACTACCAAGATAATGGATTTGTAAACCCTAAAATATACGTAGAAAGTTTTGTAGCTCTTAATGGAAGATTGAGTCAACCTTATATAGATCCTACAGTAGATTTAGGATCAGAAAATGAATCGTTCAAACATAAAACATGGATTTTACCATTTAAAGATGAAATTAAAGGATTTTAAAATTATAGTACTATTATTACTAGTAACTAAAATGTTTTCGCAAAATACCATAATTGGAAAAGTTGTTTTTAATGGAGTGGGAGTTTCACAAGTTGAAATTTTAGATAAAAATTTAGGTTTAAACTATCTTTCTGATCTAAATGGAAATTTTATAATAAAAAATAATAATCCAACAAACTTAGTTTTTTATAAAGAAGGTTACGAAATCATAGAAAAAAAATTAGTACCATCAGCACAGTTACAGATTATAGAAATAGAACAATTAAAAAGATTATCGGAGGTAAAAATAGTTAGTCAACGTCAAAAAATAAGTGCTATTAGAACCTTAAAGGATGTTGAAGAAACCGCTATATATGCTGGAAAAAAAACAGAAGTAGTCGTACTAAATAATTTAACTGCTAATAAAGCAGTGAATAATGCGCGCCAAATTTTTTCACAAGTTGTAGGTATTACTATGAATGAAAGTATTGATGGTGGTTTACAACTTTCAATAGGAGGCCGTGGTTTAGACCCTAATCGAACAGCTAACTTTAATACACGTCAGAATGATTATGATATTAGTGCAGATGTTTTAGGTTATCCAGAAAGTTATTATGCTACTCCTACAGAGGCAATAGAAGAAATTCAAGTTATTAGAGGAGCTGCATCCCTTCAATATGGTACACAATTTGGAGGAATGATAAACTTTAAAATTAAAAAACCAACAGCTAAACCTCTAGAAGCTATTTCTCGTTTTACAGCCGGTTCTTTTAATACATATGCTAATTTTACTAGCTTAAGTGGAACAAAAGATAAATGGAGTTATTATACATTTTATAATTATAAAAAAGGAGATGGATTTAGACCAAATTCAAATTTTGAATCAAAAAATTATTTCGGTAATTTAAATTATAAGTTATCTGATAGAACGTCATTGCATTTAGATTATACACATTTTAATTATTTAGCTAAACAGCCTGGAGGTCTTACAAATGGAATGTTTGCTAATGATCCTTTTCAAAGTAATAGATCCCGTAACTGGTTTTCTGTAAATTGGAATCTATTTGCTTTACGATTAAAACACAAATTTCATAATGATGCTGATTTTTCATTACAATTATTCGGATTAGACGCATATAGAAAAGCATTAGGATACCGTTCTAATAGAGTTTCTAATCCAGATACCCCTAATACTGAAAGAGACTTAATCATAGGAGAGTTTAAAAATTGGGGAGTTGAGGCACGATATTTAAATAAATATACCTTATGGAATAAACGTAATGCTTTTTTAATAGGAGCTAAATATTATCAATCTAAAAATTCAGGCGTACAAGGTCCTGGAAGTTCTACTTCAGATGCAGATTTTGCTATTGCTGATGAACAATTTCCATATTATCAAAATCAATCATCTTATAGTTATCCAAATTTAAATATCTCATTATTTGGTGAAAATATTTTTAAATTAACCGATCATTTTTCAATTACACCAGGTTTTAGATATGAATATATTAAAACTCAAGCCGTAGGTTTTTTTAGAGTAATTAATAGAGATTTAGCGGGAAATATAAATATTGATAAAACAGAATTTGAAGATAGAGTTTTTGAAAGAAAATTTGCACTACTCGGCTTAGGATTTAGTTATAAACCCAAACTTGGTGTAGAATTATATGCTAATGTAACACAAAATTATCGCTCAGTAACTTTTAATGACATAAGAACAGCCAGCCCAAGTATAGTAGTAGCAGATGATATAACAGATGAAAAAGGATATGGCTCAGATATAGGAATTCGAGGAAAAATAGGAAATATACTAAGTTATGATATTAACGGATTTGGTTTATTATATGACAATAAAATTGGTGAATATAGTGCTCGTGATCCAAAAGGGTTAAAGCCAGATGTACGCTTACGCGATAATATAGGAACAGGTATGACTTATGGTCTTGAATCATTAGTTAATATCAATCTTTTAAAAATGATTTTACCTGATAACTTAAATTTTAAAATAGATGGATTTTCAAACATATCTATTACAAAATCTAAATACATAAAATCTGATATTCCTAATATAAAAGGGAATCATGTTGAATTTGTTCCTTTATATAACCTTAAATCAGGAGTAACCTTAGGGTATAAAAATCTATTAATTAGCACACAATATACTTACGTATCATCACAGTTTACAGATGCTTCTAATAGAGTTTCTGATCAAAATGATTTATCAGGTATATTTGGAGGAATTCCTTCGTATAATGTACTAGATTTATCTGCTTCATATAAATTCAATCGTTTTAAATTAGAAGCGAGTGTTAACAACTTGACAAATAATAAATATTTTACTAAAAGAGCAACAGGATATCCAGGACCAGGTATTATTCCCTCAGAACCTCGAGTATATTATTTAACTTTAGAAGTTAAGTTATAATGTAAATCAGGTTATAAATTAATTGTAGAATAGAATATTATTTTACTTTCTTTTTAATGATTATTTATTTTATATAAAAAAAAACTCCGTTTTAAACATGAAGCGGAGTTTTACTTTTTTAAGAAAAAATATAATTATAATTCTCCCTCGTGATCAAAATAGCCTTTAACTTTTATTTTAGTAGAAAAGAAATTTAAAAACAAGACCACAAAAGATAAGAAAAACATAGATTGTATACTTACTAATACTTTTCCTAACAAAGTTACAGGATGAAAATCACCATATCCTATAGAATTAGAAGTAATAAGACTAAAATAGATAGGTTCAAACCAATGTTTAAAAGGTTTATTCATCTGATGTCCCATAGCATATAATACTCCAAAACCAATAACAACTTCGGCATAATTTAAAAATAATAATAGCATAGATCGTTTATACGAACGAGGTCTTGAGAATAAATCAGAAGCAAATATTAAAGTTGGGATATAAAAAAATGTTTCTAACAGAAGATAAACCATTATACTAATTATAAAAAAATTATTTTGGTATCCATTTATTAATATAGTAAGAGGAAAAATTACCTTAGCTAATACATAAAAATCTATTGTAATATCTTCATATTCAAAATTTATCTTGTGAGCCAGTTGTTTTATATAAATTCCTGGAAAAAGTAACTGAGAAGAAGATAATAATAGACGAACAATTTTTTCAATACCACTATCATCCTGATGGTCATTATTCCATATTGAAATGATATTTAGTATGCGTTTTTTTATAGGATCCTGTTGAGGCTTATCTTTTTATGATGCCTTCCTAAAATTAGTTTTTTATTTAAAAAATTAAATGGCATAGTAAAAAGTATTATAATTTAAAAGGTGAGTATTTCTAAAATAACTCAATTTATTTAGTACCAAGATAAACGATTAATTAGAAACATTATAAGAATGTTTGTAACGCTGTAGCGTTACAAATATACGGTTTCGATATATAGCAATAAAGTATTTTATTAATTAGATTTTACTTCTTTTCATTCATTCAAAATATATAATAACAATTCAGGTATTAAAATTTACAGTTGAGTATTAATTTATTTTTTTCAAAACTATAGTTTTTCATATTTGAGCTATTAAAATAAATAGACTAATGAAAAATTTACTAAAGATTTTAATGATTTTTTATTCAATATTTTCCTTTTCTCAAATTAAAATAGAAGGAAAAGTAGTAGATAAAAAACAACATCCTATTAAAGGAGCTAATGTTTTTATAGAAGGAACTTATGATGGGAGTACTACTTTGTCAGACGGAACTTTTTATTTTGAAACAAATGAAAAAGGATTACATAATTTAATTATAAATCAGTTAGGTTTTGATCAACTAAAAGAATTAATAACAATAGAGAAGAATCAAACGAAAATCTACATGTTAAAAACAGCTGTAAATGCCTTAGATGCTGTTATGATTACAGCTGGAACAATAAAAGCAGGCGATAATAGTAAAGCATCAGCATTAAAACCATTAGATATATTAACTACAGCAGGTGCATTAGGTGATGTTGTGGGGGCTTTTCAAACAATGCCAGGCGCACAAATAAATGGAGAAAGTGGGCGCTTGTTAGTCAGAGGAGGAGAAAGTGAGGAAACACAAACATATATAGATGGAATTAGAGTGGCACAACCTTATGGTGTTACACCTAATAATTTACCTACTAGAAGTCGATTTTCACCTTTATTATTTAATGGAATGACATTTTCTACAGGAGGCTACTCTGCTGAATTTGGTGATGCTTTATCAAGTATTTTATTAATGAATACAATTAATGAACCAGAAATAGAAAAAAACAGACTTAGGCATGATGTCAGTTGGAGCATCAATAGGTCAAACTAAAAAATGGAGTAAAACTTCAGTTAGTTTTAATACCTCTTATATTAATTTAGGCCCCTATCAGTGGTTAGTCCCTCAGAAAATTCAATGGAATAAAGCCTACCAGACTTTTGGAGGTGAAAGTGTTTTTAGACAAAAAATGAATAATGGAATTTTTAAACTATACCTAGCTCTAGACTATTCCTCATTTGATTTAAATCAAATTCAAACAGGAACATTAATTTCTAAGAGAATTAACAATCAAAATAATAATTTATATATTAATTCCTTTTATAAAATAAAATTTGCTAATGGATGGGCATTTAATGCAGGAGGTAGCTTAGGTAGAAATAAAGTAGAAATAGAATTAAATCAAGATAATTTAAATACGAAAGAATTAGCAACTCATTTAAAATTAAAAATAGATAAAAAGTTTTCGAATCTATTTAGTTTATCTTTTGGTGGCGATCATCTTTATACTCATCTTGATGAACAGTATATCGTTAAAAATACAACCTCATATATATTAGGTTATAAAAGTCAAATAGGAGCATTATTTGCAGAATCAGATTTATACTTATCAAATGATTTTGCACTAAAGTTAGGAGCTCGTTTTATGTATAATGACTTATTGAACAAAAAAGTATTAGAACCAAGAGTCTCATTAGCATATAAAGTTTCTAATAATAGTCAGTTTTCATTAGCATATGGTGATTTTCATCAAACTCCTAAACAAGAATATTTAAAATATAATACCTCATTAAATTTTGAAAAAGCACAACATTATATTATAAATTATTTGTATACAGCTAATAAAAGAACATTACGAGCTGAATTTTATTTCAAAAAATACCAGGATCTTATAAAGTATAATACAATACAACCTTTGTATAATTCAATTTTTACAAATGATGGCTATGGATATGCTAAAGGATTTGACCTCTTTTGGAGAGATAATAGTACATTTAAGAAAGTAGAATATTGGTTGACTTATAGTTATATTGATAGTAAACGTGATTTTAAAAATTATTCATATGCTGTTACTCCAAGTTTTATAGCTAATCATACCTTATCATTAGTAGGAAAATATTGGATAGAAAATTGGAAATCACAAGTAAGTATAACAAACAGTTTTGCAACAGGAAGATCTTATAATAATCCAAATGAAATTCAATTTATGAATGGAAGGACTAAATCTTATAACAATTTAAGTCTTAGTTGGGCTTATTTATTAACCACTCAAAAAATACTTTATTTTTCAGTTTCCAATGTTTTAGGACGTGACAATATTTTTGGTTATCAATACGCTTCACATCCTGATTTAAATGGCATTTATCAAAGAGATACTATTCGTCAACCAGCTGATCGTTTTTTCTTTATTGGTTTCTTTTGGACTTTAAGTAAGGATAAAAAAAGAACCAATTGGATAATTTGTGATTTACTTAATTATATAATATAAATAGTGATTTTTTGACTTTTATTAATAAAATACAATTCATCTATTAAAAATTACAGTTCAGTCATCATGAATTTTTTTAGCGTAATTGATGAAGTAATTTTGAAATAGAAAATAAAATTATTTAGAAACATTTAAAACTTTAACAACTATGGTACGTTTTTTAACATTTTTAGCAATTCTAATTAGTTCAACAATTTTTGCTCAAGAAGGAAAATTTGAACAAGGTATGGGAAAAGCATTAGCTAATTGGAAAGAAGGAAAAATAATGGAAGCTTCAGCTATTTTTGAGCGTATAGCATCAGCTGAAAAAAAACAATGGTTACCAGATTATTATATAGCTCTCATTAATTGTACAGAAGCATTTAACCCTCTAAATAAAGAACAAGTAACAGTTCTCATAGATAAGGCACAATTAGCATTAGAATCTGCTAAAATAAAAAATAATAAAAGTGAAGAAATCAATATTTTACAAGCATTAATTTATACTGTAACTTTAATTCAGGATCCTATAAATAATTCTATAAAATATTCTCCTTTAGTTATGACAGAATATCAAAAAGCATTAGCTATTAATCCTAATAATCCAAGAGCTGTTTTTGGAAAAGCAGAATTTGAATTAGGAAGTGCTAAATGGACAGGGATAGATACAAAACCATTGTGTGCAGAAATTTATCGTTCATTAGAACTTTTTACTAATTTTAAACCAGAATCATCTTTTCATCCTAAATGGGGATTTGAACGAGCTAAACAAGTTGCAGCTACTTGTAAATAATAGAATAGATACAATAAATAAAGAATATAAATGAATAAATGGATTTCAACAACACCGCGTGCAATTCTAATTAGTTTTTTTATTGGTTTAGTATTATTGTTTATTAATTATCTTAATGGAGCAATTATAACTTGGACTTATTTAAAATGGAGTTTCTTTTATGCTTTTCTTTATGGATTAACTTTATTTTATGCTAATGGTATCGTCTTTGTATTCTTTGATCGTTTATTTACAGAAAACAGATTTGCTCCCAAACGACTTATTCTAGGTAGTATAGCTTCATTTATAGTATCATTATTCGTAATTTTTATTTTAAGAATTTTTGAGAGTTTAGTCATTGATGATGATACTTTTTTAGAATTTATAAAAAATGAGAAAGCTTCTAATTATGTAGTATCTATGGTTATTACCTTAATTGTTACTTTAGGTTTATATCTCTTTCATTTTTATAAAAATTATCAAGAACATAAACTAACAGAACAAAAAGTAATTGCAGGAACTGCTTCCGCTAAATTTGAAACATTAAAAAATCAAATAGATCCTCATTTTTTATTTAATAGTTTAAACGTATTAAGTTCTTTAATTGAAGAAAATCCAGAGCAAGCACAACGATTTACAACCTCATTATCTAAAATTTATCGTTATGTATTAGAACAAAAAGATAAAGAATTAGTATCTGTAGAAGAAGAACTATCTTTTGCAAAAACTTATATGAATTTGCTTAAAATGCGATTTGAAAATAGTTTAAGTTTTCAATTACCAGTAGATTTTAATAATGCAGAAGCTAAAGTCGTTCCGCTTTCACTTCAGTTACTTTTAGAAAATACAATCAAGCATAATATTGTAAGTGAAAAAAAACCTTTGGAAATAAAAATTTTTATTGAAAATAACTATTTAGTAGTTGAAAATAATTTACAAAAAAAAGAAGTATTACAAGAACGTAAAGGAGTAGGATTACAAAATATTATTAATCGTTACGGATTAATTTCTTCTAGAAAAGTTCTAATTCAACAAAATAGTATTTTTTTTAGAGTTTATATTCCTATTTTAACAAAACAAGTTGCAATCATGGAAACACAAGATATTTATAATGAAAATTTAGCTTTTACTAAAGCTAAGGAAAAAGTAGAAAAATTAAAATCGTTTTATGGAAATTTGATTTCTTATTGCTGTATAATCCCCGTTTTAATATTCATTAATTCAAAAACTTCCAATTTCAATTGGTTCTGGTTTCCTGCAATAGGTTGGGGAATGGGATTGTTTTTTAAAGCTATAGAAGTTTTTGGTTACGGAAAAAATTGGGAAGAACGTAAAATCCAAGAAATTTTAAAAAGAGAAGATCCTGAAAATAAAAAATGGAATTAGTATGAGAACGAATACAAAAAATGAGAATATTGAAATGATACGCGAAAAAGTAAGAAGGATTAAAAGCTATTATACACATTTATCAATTTTTGGAATAGTATTAGTCTTATATGTTTTCAAAACTTATTTTGGATTATCTTTTAGTTTTTTTCCATTGAAATGGTT
Coding sequences:
- a CDS encoding hydroxymethylglutaryl-CoA lyase; amino-acid sequence: MNAEKIKLIECPRDAMQGIKDFIPTHKKIQYIQSLLRVGFDTIDFGSFVSAKAIPQMQDTAEVLAKLDLSTTQSKLLAIVANTQGAQNAAQYKEINYLGFPFSISENFQMRNTHKTIAEALVTLQEIMNIAEQSNKELVTYISMGFGNPYGDPWNVEIVGEWTEKLASMGVKILSLSDTIGSSTPDVIEYLFSNLIPKYPNIEFGAHLHTTPDKWFEKVDSAYKAGCRRFDGAIKGYGGCPMATNKLTGNMPTEKMLSYFTTQRTNHNLSAMSFESAYNEALKIFNFYH
- a CDS encoding DUF4856 domain-containing protein, which produces MNFNKLLLASLPVFSLVVTSCSQNEQVITDTTSYVTPATYTFNRNGVTTIDLSGQKSRILMLQEIADYVKNQGANGLAVDNAKLLNMYENTNSPFVNAELNTTVTKQLKDKTAASLDYFSTNSPEQAAERMFFEDQLRAIGNAGTGVAANGVAGIFEKRYYSANGLEPVQVVLKGLMGGLFY
- a CDS encoding DUF4856 domain-containing protein, with the translated sequence MCNHYLSVKKLDAGTNKQDNTVKKLKTGTNYTEMEHSWDEAYGYIYGAGRDADGKNAKFWDSYIDQVNADKDFNTIKADINLAFRTGRAAIVNNDYATRDAQIAIIKEKLAKVAAVRAVYYLMEGKKNLAGGAAKTFHGLSEAYGFIKCLRYSNKQASNSPYFSKVEVEAMLKTLLAGKNGFWDTDYSKNNLEILAKNIADRFGFTVAQAQTVD
- a CDS encoding imelysin family protein, which translates into the protein MKKIFFALFLSLLISCSDDKKIDEPQITIGDNYDRKAMLTNWAENIIIPAYKNYQIEVNKLYEDANVFKQNPTIDNLNKIRTSWLNSYKSYQHVAMFKIGKAEDLYFISHTNTYPINSIEINKNINLQGYNLTSLTQFDRQGYPALDYMLYGLADTDHSILIFYTGPDAQKYTTYLTDLVTDLKNTADTLLNDWNTYKNTYISNTNNTTSGSVNLTVNAYIEYFEKHIRLGKVGYPAGKFSNGIQPNKVEAYFKKDISKILLNEAVQASADFFNGKYFSSDQTGPSLKSYLDHLNVQRNNKLLSTIINDQFSSIQVKNNALDNNFVNQINTNNNKMLESYDAMQLNVSYFKIDMLTALNIAVGYVDSDGD
- a CDS encoding HTTM domain-containing protein translates to MGINIKSYFKKTSFSETLAFYRIAFGFMMLFSIIRFWSYGWIEKLYITPKYHFTYFGFEWIKPLGIYTYLIFFICGLSAFFVALGYRYKIAAISFFLSFTYIELMDKTTYLNHYYFISIISFILIFLPVNCNYSLDVYLDKFKLRSHVSQWNIDILKLMLGIVYFYAGLIKLNSDWLLEAQPLKTWLPMNSGLPIIGTLLLKSWVHYGMSWAGAIYDLSIPFLLLNKRTRIIGFILVVVFHIFTKILFPIGVFPYVMIISTLIYFSQNFHKKILQKTIEILHIPRSRFETTSYSKATTSKFSVIFLSLFMLFQLIFPFRYLLYPQELFWTEEGFRFSWRVMLMEKAGYTQFKIVDQTGKVALVDNHNFLTPFQEKQMSFQPDFILEYAHILKKYYQDNGFVNPKIYVESFVALNGRLSQPYIDPTVDLGSENESFKHKTWILPFKDEIKGF